The genomic segment GTTCTCCAGCGCCTGCGAGAACGTGGGGGCGAAGGCGCGGGTCGCGGTCGCCATGCGGCGGAAGCGGATCCACTTCGCGACGGCCACCGAGAGGGAGATGATGCTCATGAGGATGAGGACGATGACGATCCCCCTCGCGAAGAGGCCCATGTTGGCCCAAAGCTGGCCGAGCGATAGCGACATTGGCTTCCTTCTCCTTGCGCTTCTGCGCGTTTCAGAATGTGATGAGACTGACTGGATGGGACGGCGCCCGCCGCCCGTTCCCGGCCGGTGCGCCGCCCGCTTGCGGACGGCGCCTTCCCGGCGGTGCGCTGCCTACCGCGTGACGGTGAAGTTGATGGGCACCGTCACCCACACCCTCACGGCCTTGCCGCCCACCTTGGCCGGGCGGAAGCGCATGCGCTCCACGACCCGCTTGGCGGCGTCGGCGAACTGGTCGTTCGTCGAGTTCTCGATGCTGATGCTGCTGGGGTCGGCCTTGCCGTCCTCCATCACGCGCACCCGCACCGTCACCGAGCCCTCCACGCCCGCGTCGCGCAGCAGCGGCGGGTAGTTGCGCGAGAGGGTGCGCTGCACGTCGGCGGCGTTGCTCAGGGTGGGCTGCTCCTCCACCGCGGCCAGCTCGTACGTGCCCTCGTCCGGCGGAGCGTCACGCCTGCTGACGTCCTGGGCCACGCCGTTCTCCACGCCGTTGGCCACGCCGCCCAGCTTGCCCTGTCCCGAGAAGTCCTCGGCGTTGACCGCGTGCTGGTTGGGATCGACGTCCGGGATCTTCTGGGGCGGCTCCTGGGGCGGCACCAGCTCCTGCGTGCCCTTCACCACCGGCGGCGCCTCTTCCTGCTTGGGCGGCGGGGGTGGCGGCGGCTCTTCCTTGGGGGGCGGAGGCGTGTTGGGCTTATCCGCCACCTCTACGTAGTCGACCAGCTCCTCGTTCTTCTTCTTGGTCGTCTCCGCGTGCACTCCGACGGCGAGAAGCGAGAGGAGCGCGCCGTGCGCCACGACGGACACGATGGTCGTCGTGGCGGTGGCCGAGCTCTTCTTCTTCCCGTCCGACGCTACCAGCTTGTTGAACATTCCACCCTCCGCCGTGAAACTCGATGGGCCCGGGACTCGTAGGGGCCGGAGGAGCCCTCCGGGCCGGCCTCAACCTTCTAACGAACGTGCGTTCCGCTTTCTGACCCGGCGGTCCGGGCCGCCGCCTGCCCCCGCGCGAGCGCCGGAGCGAACGTTAGATCGAAACTCCGCCAGGCACCGCGGGAGTGCATGGCGGAGTGCGCTCGCCGCGGGCCGCGGCTGCCGGGCCGGACGGGAAGGCCGCGGGTCCGAAGAAGCAATCCGTCAAACCTGCACGCCCCCTTCCGGTAAGTCAACCCTTCGCCCCGCCTACGGTTCCACACCGGCGAGGCCCCCATTCCGCCCATCCCGCCGCGACCACGCCGCTCCGGATAGTCTATCGGAGCGGTGAATCTTTATTCGCCACGGTGCCCAGCGATATACCCACGACGGCGCGATGCGGTTCCCGCTACCGCGCGACGGCGCAACAGCTTGCGCCGTACGGGCCTTCGTCTTGGGAGATGCCTGGAACCTTGCCTCCGCGGCTCGCGCGCCGCATGGGGCGTGCCGCGCCGTGACACTCCCGGGCAATCGTGGGACGTTCCGGACGTGCGCGACCTGCGCGGGATGGATGCGGTGGACGGAAGAAGATACACGGCACCGCGGCTTTGACAACCGGCAAGCGGCACTTCGGCGGCGCATCGCGTGAAACGCGCCGCAACGCTACGCCAGGCACACCATTCCCGCTCCTCTTCCGCCGTGGCGACGGGGACGGCGCTCCGAATGCGTTGCTCCGGCGTTACGCCGCCGTCACGGCCGTGTCCTGCTCGCCGAGCGAGGCGGCCAGCGCGCCGAACGCCTGGGGGCAGAGGCCGGCGCCCACCTGGGCGCGCATGATCGCCAGCACCTCGCCGCGCGGGAGGCCGGCGCGGTACGGACGGTCAGCGGAGAGGGCGTCGAAGACGTCGGCGACGGCGAGGATGCGCGCGGCCAGCGGCAGATCGCCGGCGCGCACGCCGCGGTGATAGCCGCTCCCGTCCATCCGCTCGTGGTGCGAGGCGGCGACCAGGGCCAGCTCGCGAAACACGGCCACGCGCTCCAGGATGCGGTGGGTGTGGTCGGTGTGGCGCCGCACCACGGCGAACTCCTCTTCGGTGAGCTTGCCGGGCTTGTCGAGGATGCGGTTGGAGACGCCCAGCTTGCCCACGTCGTGCAGCAGCGCGGCGCGGCGCAGGTCGCGCAGCTCGCCCGGCCCGAAGCCCATCTGCGCCCCGATGCGCACGGCGACCTCGGCCACGCCGGCGGAGTGGCGGAAGGTGTAGGGGCTCTTTGCGTCGATCACCCCGGCGAACGCTTCGGCCACGCGGTCCAGGCGCTCGTCGTCGGCGAGCAGCACGCGGTCCTCGGGCTCCAGCGCGGCGACCTGCGCCTGCACGTCCGGCGCTGCGAGAGCGGCCCAGAAGCCCTCGTCGCCGCGGATGCGCTCCAGGGCCCGGACGAGCGCGGGGTCGAACCAGCGGCCGGAGCGGCGGCGGGCGACGCGGCACGCCTCGTCCACGCCGAACGACGAGAAGAAGATCTCCACCGTCTGCGCCAGGCAGAGGATGCGGCCCGGCAGAGGGATCCGCGAGCCGCGCAGGCGGGCGGGGCTGCCGCGGCCGTCCCAGTGCTCGTCCAACGTTCGGATGGCGGCGGCGGTCTCTTCGCTGAATCCCAGCATGCGCGCGATGTCTGCGCCGCGGTCGCAGCGGGTCTGGATCAGCTCGGTGCCCACCGGCCCCGCCCCCGCGATGCTCAGCACCTGCGCTGCCCGCTCCAGCGCGGAGCCGTGCGGCGCGGCGTTCCGCACCGTGTGCGCCAGCGACGCCCACCGCCCCGGCCAGTCGGTCAGCTTCCAGCTGCGCTTGACCTCCAGGTCGTCGGAGCCGAAGAGCATGCACGTCTTGGCCGCGTTGCTGGAGCAGCCCGCGTCCTTGAGCAGCAGCGCGTAGAACAGCGACGAACGCTCGTCTGCCGAGAGACCAACTTCCGCGGCGAGCCGCATGCCGATGAGGCAGCTGCGTACGGCATGGCCCTCCGGCTGCCCTTCGGTGATGTCGAGCGCGTAGGAAAGCGCCGAGATCACTTCGGAGAGCGGGATGCCCTGGACGGGCTGGCCATCGACGGCGGACGGGCTGGATTGCAACGGCGGCGCTTCGCGAGGTATTCGAGGGTTCCGGTAGATGCTACGCAGGGCACGTTCCCGCGTCCACCCGCCGCACATTGGCCGAGGCGAACCGCCCCGTGCATCTACCGCATCTACCGCATCTACCGCATCTACCATCACGGGCTGAAAGACTCGCGAATGCACGGGCTGCCGGAATTCCGTGCGGGCGTTCGTCGGCGGAGGGCCTCTCGCCGGAAGCCGCGAAACTCGCCTCGGCTCGGACAGACGCGGCTTCCTCCGAGAGGCCCCCCACCTCCTCGCGTGCAGAGCTCTCGCGGCCGATCGACGCAGCGGACCCGCGCTACGGGTGCTTCGGCGGGCGGGTGAGGTAGCGGTGGAGGCCGGAGGCGATCATGTCGTAGGCGACGGCCTTCTCGTAATCGCCGACGATGGCGGGGTCGCCGGTGGCGGCAAGGATCTCGGCGTCGCCGCGGCGGCGGATGCCTTCCGCAAGGGCGGCGGCGTCCGCCCCATCCGCGACGGCGGCGCGGGCCCAGGCGGTCCAGTCGCGCAGCCGCGCTGCAAGCTCGTCGAGGTGGCGCCCCGCGTCCGCGAACGCGCCGAAGTGCGTCAGGAGCAGGTGCTCCGGACGAACCGAGCGGAGCGTGCCGACGCTCTGGAGCCATCGCCCCAGGTCGAATTCCGGCGGCGGCGTAGGCGGGCGGACATAGGACGAACCGGGCAGGCGGACTCCGCCGACGTCGCCGGTGAAAACGAGGGCCGCCGCGGGATCGTGGTAGGCCACGTGGTGCTCGGCGTGGCCGGGCGTTTGGAGCGCGCGCAGGGTCCGGCCGCCGGCGCGGACCTCGGCGCCGTCGTCCAGGGTGACGATGCGGTCCGCGGGCACCGGCAGCATCCGGCCCCACAGGCGGTCCATCTCCGCGCCGTAGATGCGGGTGGCGCTGGAGATCAGGCGCGACGGGTCGGCGAGGTGCGCGGCGCCTCGCGGGTGAACGTAGACGCGCGCCCGCGGCATCTCGCGCAGGAGCACGCCCGCGGCGGCCGCGTGGTCCAGGTGGATGTGCGTGAGGAGGATGCGGGTGACTTCCGCCGGGTCCTGCCCCGCGGCGCGGATGCCGGCCAGCAGCGTATGCGCCGTGCTCGCCGGGCCCGCCTCGACCAGGGCGAGATCGTCCTGCCCGTCATCTCCCGCGAGCAGGTACGAGGCGATGAGGCCGGGTACGCCCTGCCAGCGGTGGTCGATGCGCAGCACTCCGGGAGCTTCCTGGTGCACGCCGTCCATCTTCCTCGTTTCTCGTGTGTACGGTGGTGTCGTCCGCCGATCCGGGTGAGGTACGCGCCTTCCGCCGAAACCGTGCCGTGGAGCGCCGGCCGTTAAC from the Longimicrobiaceae bacterium genome contains:
- a CDS encoding TonB family protein; protein product: MFNKLVASDGKKKSSATATTTIVSVVAHGALLSLLAVGVHAETTKKKNEELVDYVEVADKPNTPPPPKEEPPPPPPPKQEEAPPVVKGTQELVPPQEPPQKIPDVDPNQHAVNAEDFSGQGKLGGVANGVENGVAQDVSRRDAPPDEGTYELAAVEEQPTLSNAADVQRTLSRNYPPLLRDAGVEGSVTVRVRVMEDGKADPSSISIENSTNDQFADAAKRVVERMRFRPAKVGGKAVRVWVTVPINFTVTR
- a CDS encoding HD domain-containing phosphohydrolase, giving the protein MQSSPSAVDGQPVQGIPLSEVISALSYALDITEGQPEGHAVRSCLIGMRLAAEVGLSADERSSLFYALLLKDAGCSSNAAKTCMLFGSDDLEVKRSWKLTDWPGRWASLAHTVRNAAPHGSALERAAQVLSIAGAGPVGTELIQTRCDRGADIARMLGFSEETAAAIRTLDEHWDGRGSPARLRGSRIPLPGRILCLAQTVEIFFSSFGVDEACRVARRRSGRWFDPALVRALERIRGDEGFWAALAAPDVQAQVAALEPEDRVLLADDERLDRVAEAFAGVIDAKSPYTFRHSAGVAEVAVRIGAQMGFGPGELRDLRRAALLHDVGKLGVSNRILDKPGKLTEEEFAVVRRHTDHTHRILERVAVFRELALVAASHHERMDGSGYHRGVRAGDLPLAARILAVADVFDALSADRPYRAGLPRGEVLAIMRAQVGAGLCPQAFGALAASLGEQDTAVTAA
- a CDS encoding MBL fold metallo-hydrolase produces the protein MDGVHQEAPGVLRIDHRWQGVPGLIASYLLAGDDGQDDLALVEAGPASTAHTLLAGIRAAGQDPAEVTRILLTHIHLDHAAAAGVLLREMPRARVYVHPRGAAHLADPSRLISSATRIYGAEMDRLWGRMLPVPADRIVTLDDGAEVRAGGRTLRALQTPGHAEHHVAYHDPAAALVFTGDVGGVRLPGSSYVRPPTPPPEFDLGRWLQSVGTLRSVRPEHLLLTHFGAFADAGRHLDELAARLRDWTAWARAAVADGADAAALAEGIRRRGDAEILAATGDPAIVGDYEKAVAYDMIASGLHRYLTRPPKHP